A part of Flavobacteriaceae bacterium GSB9 genomic DNA contains:
- a CDS encoding TPM domain-containing protein, whose amino-acid sequence MSNIEDFLTQDEEQDIVEAIRQAELNTSGEIRVHIEKTTNGDPKNRALEVFHMLKMDNTQLKNGVLIYVAVDDKHFAIYGDEGINNAVPNDFWESTKNIIQAHFKNGHFKQGLIDGVIKSGEQLKTFFPYKASDINELPNDISKG is encoded by the coding sequence ATGTCTAATATTGAAGATTTTTTAACACAAGACGAAGAGCAGGATATTGTTGAAGCTATTAGGCAAGCCGAACTTAATACTTCTGGCGAAATACGGGTACATATTGAAAAAACCACTAATGGTGACCCAAAAAACAGAGCTCTGGAGGTCTTTCACATGTTAAAAATGGACAATACCCAGCTTAAAAACGGTGTATTGATTTATGTCGCTGTTGACGACAAGCACTTTGCCATTTATGGCGATGAAGGAATCAACAATGCCGTACCAAACGATTTTTGGGAAAGCACAAAAAACATCATACAAGCACATTTTAAAAACGGACATTTCAAACAGGGTTTAATTGATGGCGTCATAAAATCGGGCGAGCAACTTAAAACATTTTTTCCTTATAAAGCATCAGACATCAACGAACTTCCAAACGATATTTCTAAAGGATAG
- the era gene encoding GTPase Era yields MSHKAGFVNIIGNPNVGKSTLMNAFVGEKLSIITSKAQTTRHRILGIVNGDNFQVVLSDTPGIIKPAYELQESMMDFVKSAFEDADVLLYMVEIGEKELKDEAFFNKITQSKIPVLLLLNKIDTSNQEQLEEQVQLWAEKVPNAEIFPVSALEGFNVKEVFNRIIDLLPESPPFYPKDQLTDKPERFFINETIREKILLHYKKEIPYAVEVETEEFFEEENIIRVRSVIMVERDTQKGIIIGHKGSALKRVGMEARKDLEAFFGKQIHIELYVKVNKNWRSNQNQLRRFGYNTK; encoded by the coding sequence ATGAGCCATAAAGCAGGTTTTGTAAATATTATCGGGAACCCCAATGTGGGCAAATCAACATTGATGAATGCCTTTGTGGGCGAAAAGCTATCCATAATTACATCGAAAGCTCAAACTACGCGTCACCGAATTCTAGGTATAGTAAACGGCGATAATTTTCAAGTGGTTTTAAGCGATACACCTGGCATAATAAAACCCGCTTATGAGTTGCAGGAGTCGATGATGGACTTTGTGAAATCTGCCTTTGAAGATGCCGATGTGTTGCTCTATATGGTAGAAATAGGTGAAAAGGAATTAAAGGACGAAGCCTTTTTCAATAAAATAACGCAATCTAAAATACCGGTTTTATTATTGCTCAATAAAATTGACACGTCTAACCAAGAACAGTTGGAAGAGCAGGTGCAACTTTGGGCAGAAAAAGTGCCCAATGCCGAGATTTTTCCTGTTTCGGCCTTAGAAGGATTCAATGTAAAAGAAGTCTTTAACAGAATTATTGATTTACTTCCAGAATCACCACCGTTTTATCCAAAAGATCAATTAACAGATAAACCGGAACGTTTTTTCATAAACGAAACCATTCGCGAAAAAATTCTGCTTCATTATAAAAAAGAAATCCCGTATGCCGTTGAAGTAGAAACCGAAGAATTTTTTGAGGAAGAAAATATCATCCGGGTACGTTCGGTAATTATGGTAGAGCGCGACACCCAAAAAGGCATTATTATTGGGCATAAAGGCAGTGCGTTAAAGCGTGTGGGCATGGAGGCCAGAAAAGATTTGGAGGCGTTTTTCGGTAAACAGATCCATATAGAACTTTATGTAAAAGTGAACAAAAATTGGCGAAGTAATCAAAACCAGTTAAGGCGTTTTGGTTATAATACCAAATAG
- a CDS encoding LemA family protein, protein MKKFLPWILVAVVIFGIYSWAKGFNNTAVEYEANAKTAWSNVESAYQRRSDLIPNLVNTVKGYAAHEKETLEGVIKARSEATKTNIDVDNLTPDKIAQFQQAQQGLSGALSRLLVTVERYPDLKADRSFQELQSQLEGTENRINVERNRYNEAVNTYDIFTTKFPGKLLAGLFGFEEMARFKSAPGSENAPKVEF, encoded by the coding sequence ATGAAAAAATTTTTACCTTGGATACTTGTTGCCGTTGTTATTTTTGGAATCTACTCTTGGGCAAAGGGATTCAACAATACTGCTGTAGAATACGAAGCCAATGCAAAAACAGCTTGGAGTAACGTTGAAAGTGCCTACCAACGCCGTTCAGATTTAATTCCAAATTTGGTTAATACCGTTAAAGGTTACGCTGCCCACGAAAAAGAAACTTTAGAAGGCGTTATAAAAGCGCGTTCTGAGGCGACTAAAACTAACATCGATGTTGACAATTTAACTCCCGATAAAATAGCCCAATTCCAACAAGCCCAACAAGGATTGAGCGGTGCATTATCGAGGCTTTTGGTAACCGTTGAGCGTTACCCTGATTTGAAGGCCGATAGAAGTTTTCAAGAACTACAGTCGCAACTAGAAGGTACCGAAAACAGAATTAATGTTGAACGTAACCGATACAATGAAGCCGTAAACACTTACGATATATTCACTACTAAATTCCCAGGTAAATTGTTGGCCGGTTTATTTGGTTTTGAAGAAATGGCCCGCTTTAAAAGTGCTCCTGGTAGTGAAAATGCTCCTAAAGTTGAATTTTAA
- a CDS encoding FKBP-type peptidyl-prolyl cis-trans isomerase translates to MKIMKFLSLVALVLIVVSCNGKSGVTNKPLKTELDSVSYAIGLDVANNVKRTFDEGFDNDLFIQGFVNASDSTDLQIDATKAQQIVRAYFQKKQQEEMAKRKEEGEKNKVEGEKFLAENKNKEGVVTTESGLQYIVLKEGEGEMPTADSKVKVHYHGTLLDGTVFDSSVDRGEPAEFGVGQVIKGWTEGLQLMKEGAKYKFFIPQNLAYGANPRPGGAIKPYATLVFDVELIEVK, encoded by the coding sequence ATGAAAATAATGAAATTTTTAAGTTTAGTAGCACTTGTTTTGATTGTGGTGTCTTGTAACGGTAAAAGTGGTGTAACCAACAAACCATTAAAAACAGAGTTGGACTCGGTTAGCTATGCTATTGGTTTAGATGTAGCCAACAATGTAAAGCGAACTTTTGATGAAGGTTTTGATAACGATTTGTTCATTCAAGGTTTTGTAAATGCTTCCGATTCAACTGATCTTCAAATTGATGCCACTAAAGCACAGCAAATCGTTAGAGCTTACTTCCAAAAGAAGCAACAAGAAGAAATGGCAAAAAGAAAGGAAGAAGGAGAAAAAAACAAAGTTGAAGGCGAAAAATTCTTAGCAGAAAACAAAAATAAAGAAGGCGTTGTTACTACCGAAAGTGGTTTACAATATATCGTTTTAAAAGAAGGTGAAGGCGAAATGCCAACAGCAGATTCTAAGGTTAAAGTACACTACCACGGTACTCTGCTTGATGGAACGGTGTTTGATAGCTCTGTTGATAGAGGTGAACCTGCAGAATTTGGTGTAGGCCAAGTAATTAAAGGATGGACTGAAGGTTTACAATTAATGAAAGAAGGGGCCAAATACAAATTCTTTATTCCTCAAAACCTAGCTTATGGTGCAAACCCAAGACCAGGAGGAGCGATTAAGCCATATGCAACATTGGTTTTTGATGTTGAATTGATTGAGGTAAAATAA
- a CDS encoding TPM domain-containing protein, translating into MQYSMFNIQSQFKLPSKSVILSLLVGLLCFNSSFAQFDIPEKPEFQTSVYDYTNLLSTTQKGGLEQKLVKYSDTTSTQIVVAIIHSTNGENINFLGAEWGQKWGIGQAKEDNGILILLALNDRRIAINTGYGIEHLLTDALSKRIIERDIIPFFKQSDYYGGLNRGADAIFEVLNGEYKGTRQPNESEFPIGAIIFLIFVFIIILLSISQNRRGGGGGNRGHRSAGQDLLEALILSNMGRGSYRRGSSGWGGSSGGGGWSSGGGFGGGFGGGGFGGGGASGGW; encoded by the coding sequence ATGCAGTATTCAATGTTCAATATCCAGTCGCAATTTAAACTACCAAGTAAATCTGTAATTCTTAGCTTGTTGGTTGGGCTTTTATGTTTCAATTCTTCGTTTGCACAGTTTGATATCCCTGAAAAACCCGAATTCCAAACCAGCGTCTACGATTACACCAACTTACTATCTACAACTCAAAAAGGTGGTTTAGAGCAAAAGCTGGTTAAATATTCTGATACCACCTCAACACAAATTGTTGTTGCCATTATACATTCAACCAACGGCGAAAATATTAATTTTTTAGGTGCCGAATGGGGTCAAAAATGGGGCATTGGGCAAGCCAAAGAAGATAACGGCATTTTAATTTTACTTGCTTTAAACGACCGACGAATTGCTATAAATACAGGCTACGGTATTGAACATTTACTGACCGATGCACTTTCGAAACGCATAATAGAGCGAGACATTATTCCTTTTTTCAAACAAAGCGATTATTACGGTGGACTGAACCGCGGTGCTGATGCTATTTTTGAAGTTTTAAATGGCGAATACAAAGGCACAAGGCAGCCGAATGAAAGCGAATTTCCTATTGGGGCCATTATTTTCTTGATTTTTGTATTTATTATCATCCTACTATCCATTTCGCAAAACCGACGTGGCGGCGGTGGCGGCAACAGGGGCCATCGTTCAGCTGGACAAGATTTATTGGAAGCGCTTATTTTAAGCAATATGGGGCGCGGTAGTTACCGCAGAGGTTCTTCGGGCTGGGGCGGCAGCTCTGGCGGCGGCGGATGGTCCTCTGGAGGAGGCTTTGGAGGAGGCTTTGGTGGCGGTGGCTTTGGTGGTGGCGGTGCTTCTGGTGGATGGTAA
- a CDS encoding bifunctional 4-hydroxy-2-oxoglutarate aldolase/2-dehydro-3-deoxy-phosphogluconate aldolase — MAQFSRLEVAQAMKDTGMIPLFFNSDIELSKKVLKACYDGGARLMEFTARGDFAHEVFGELTKYAIKELPGMIMGVGSVTDGAAASLYMALGANFIVTPVLREDIAIACNRKKVLWSPGCGTLSEIARAEELGCEIVKLFPGDIYGPQFVKGIKGPQPWTSIMPTGGVSPTEENLKGWFDAGVTCVGMGSKLISKDIIANKDYAKLEQDVKNALSIVKKVRGF; from the coding sequence ATGGCACAATTTTCAAGATTAGAAGTGGCACAAGCCATGAAAGACACGGGGATGATTCCGTTGTTTTTCAATAGCGATATAGAATTAAGTAAAAAAGTATTAAAAGCGTGTTACGACGGTGGCGCTCGTTTAATGGAGTTTACTGCACGTGGCGATTTTGCTCACGAAGTTTTTGGCGAATTAACAAAATACGCCATTAAAGAATTGCCTGGAATGATTATGGGTGTTGGTTCTGTCACCGATGGTGCAGCAGCATCATTGTACATGGCTCTTGGCGCGAATTTTATTGTAACTCCAGTGTTAAGGGAAGACATCGCTATAGCGTGTAACCGCAAAAAAGTATTGTGGTCGCCAGGTTGTGGTACCTTATCCGAAATTGCTAGAGCAGAGGAATTGGGTTGCGAAATCGTAAAACTATTCCCTGGTGATATTTATGGCCCACAGTTTGTAAAAGGTATAAAAGGCCCACAACCATGGACCAGCATTATGCCAACAGGTGGTGTATCACCAACCGAAGAAAATTTAAAAGGTTGGTTCGACGCCGGTGTAACCTGTGTTGGAATGGGGTCTAAATTAATTTCAAAAGATATTATTGCCAATAAAGACTACGCCAAATTAGAGCAGGATGTTAAGAACGCTTTAAGCATAGTAAAAAAAGTTAGAGGCTTTTAA
- a CDS encoding sugar kinase → MNQIITFGEVLMRLSPFGNKKFIQANTLEFYFGGTEVNVGLSIAHFGGHVKHITAISDDFIGDTAIAYLNKFDLDTTAIVRSNRPLGVYFLEVGAVMRPSSISYNRSHSAFSSIEPNMVDWEKALRKGNWFHWTGITPALTKGAFDTLKEGLKLAKEKGMEVSADPTYRSGLWKYGANPKDALTELLHCSTVFIGGINEINEVLDANYGYSNEEFIEASKKLMEAFPSINKVFDKIRTSINASWHKIRARMWNGKEFRETEDFDITHIVDRIGTGDAFAAGLIYGLQNYDDFKSMQFASAACALKHTYVGDVNYATTEEVTRILDGNVTGRFNR, encoded by the coding sequence ATGAACCAAATTATAACCTTTGGAGAAGTGCTGATGCGCTTGTCGCCTTTTGGCAATAAAAAATTTATACAAGCTAATACTTTAGAGTTTTATTTTGGAGGTACCGAAGTTAATGTTGGACTTTCCATTGCACATTTTGGAGGACATGTAAAACACATTACAGCCATTTCAGACGATTTTATTGGTGATACCGCCATTGCTTACCTTAATAAATTCGATTTGGATACTACGGCCATTGTACGGTCAAACAGGCCGCTGGGCGTATATTTTCTTGAAGTGGGCGCTGTTATGAGGCCTAGTTCCATTTCCTATAACCGTTCCCATTCGGCATTTTCGAGTATTGAACCAAATATGGTAGATTGGGAAAAGGCATTGCGAAAAGGCAACTGGTTTCATTGGACAGGTATTACTCCGGCTTTAACAAAAGGTGCTTTTGATACGCTAAAGGAAGGACTGAAATTGGCCAAGGAAAAAGGTATGGAAGTTTCTGCCGATCCAACATACAGAAGTGGTTTGTGGAAATACGGTGCCAATCCCAAAGACGCTTTAACCGAGTTGTTGCACTGTTCTACTGTATTTATTGGTGGTATAAATGAGATAAATGAAGTTTTAGATGCCAATTACGGGTATAGTAACGAAGAATTTATTGAAGCCAGTAAAAAACTAATGGAAGCCTTTCCGTCAATCAATAAAGTGTTCGATAAAATTAGAACATCAATAAACGCCTCTTGGCACAAGATTAGGGCCCGAATGTGGAATGGCAAAGAGTTTAGGGAAACGGAAGATTTTGATATTACGCATATTGTGGATAGAATTGGTACAGGCGATGCTTTTGCGGCCGGATTAATTTACGGACTGCAAAATTACGACGATTTTAAATCCATGCAGTTTGCCAGTGCGGCCTGTGCTCTAAAGCATACATATGTTGGCGATGTAAATTACGCTACTACAGAAGAAGTTACTAGAATTTTGGACGGAAATGTTACAGGACGTTTCAATAGATAG
- a CDS encoding GTP-binding protein has product MALPNDIVLRPRFKFEIPRSNTIVLDDFENAKSTQSDFIVNRVDDHVFIKFPKEKQHFWSPQLHLEINEVNQDSCMLYGLFGPNPTVWTLFMFLHFIVAVIFVAFAIWAYSNWSLKQSYALQLSIMLLMIVIWIGLYFAGSIGKASSKQDMVALNNFMHSVLNKKKALIECEEKTN; this is encoded by the coding sequence ATGGCATTACCTAATGATATTGTTTTAAGACCTCGATTTAAATTTGAAATTCCGAGGAGCAATACGATTGTTTTAGATGACTTTGAAAACGCTAAATCAACACAATCGGATTTTATTGTAAATCGTGTTGACGATCATGTTTTTATAAAGTTCCCTAAGGAAAAGCAACACTTTTGGTCACCTCAGCTACATTTGGAAATCAATGAAGTAAACCAAGACTCATGCATGCTTTACGGGTTATTTGGACCAAACCCTACCGTTTGGACGCTCTTCATGTTTCTTCACTTTATAGTCGCAGTTATTTTCGTAGCATTTGCTATTTGGGCTTATTCCAATTGGTCGCTAAAGCAAAGTTATGCTTTACAGCTTAGTATTATGTTACTAATGATTGTAATATGGATTGGCTTGTATTTTGCCGGAAGTATAGGAAAAGCTTCTAGCAAACAAGATATGGTTGCTTTAAATAACTTTATGCATTCTGTTTTAAACAAAAAAAAAGCCTTAATTGAATGCGAAGAAAAGACCAATTAA
- a CDS encoding sugar kinase: MKKVVTFGEIMLRLAPQGFLRFSQANNFDVVYGGGESNVAVSLANYGVPVDFVTRLPKNDIGECAMMEMRKRGVNVDKIVWGGDRLGIYFLETGAVSRGSKVVYDRAHSAMSEIKSGMIDWDEVFEGVEWFHWTGITPAISQGAADVCLEAVKAASAKGVTISTDLNYRAKLWKYCDDAHREAVMTELTSYCDVVLGNEEDAEMHFGIKPEGISVQTEGHNVKAEAFLSVCKQMMEKFPRAKKVITTLRGSISASHNTWAGVLYDGEKMYETRQYQITDIVDRVGGGDSFMGGLIYGLLKYPEDDQNALDFAVAASCLKHTIKGDANLVTVAEVEKLMGGDASGRVAR; encoded by the coding sequence ATGAAAAAAGTAGTCACTTTTGGGGAAATTATGCTTCGTTTGGCACCTCAAGGATTTTTAAGATTTTCGCAAGCTAACAACTTCGATGTAGTTTATGGTGGTGGAGAATCAAATGTTGCGGTATCTTTAGCCAATTATGGTGTTCCTGTAGATTTTGTTACACGTTTACCAAAAAATGATATTGGTGAATGTGCCATGATGGAAATGCGTAAAAGAGGTGTAAATGTCGATAAGATTGTTTGGGGTGGAGACCGTTTGGGGATTTACTTTTTAGAAACCGGAGCCGTTTCAAGAGGTTCAAAAGTAGTTTACGATAGAGCACATTCTGCCATGTCTGAAATCAAATCAGGAATGATTGATTGGGACGAAGTTTTCGAAGGTGTTGAGTGGTTCCACTGGACAGGTATTACACCTGCAATCTCTCAAGGTGCTGCCGATGTGTGTTTAGAAGCTGTAAAAGCTGCTAGCGCAAAAGGCGTTACTATTTCAACCGATTTGAACTACCGTGCTAAACTATGGAAATACTGTGACGATGCACATAGAGAAGCTGTTATGACCGAATTGACTTCTTACTGTGATGTAGTTTTAGGAAACGAAGAAGATGCCGAAATGCACTTTGGTATCAAACCAGAAGGTATTAGCGTACAAACTGAAGGGCACAACGTAAAAGCTGAAGCTTTCCTTTCTGTTTGTAAGCAAATGATGGAGAAATTCCCTAGAGCTAAAAAAGTAATTACTACACTAAGAGGTTCTATTTCTGCTTCTCACAATACATGGGCTGGTGTATTATACGATGGAGAAAAAATGTACGAAACACGTCAGTACCAAATTACCGATATTGTTGATAGAGTTGGTGGTGGTGATTCGTTTATGGGTGGATTAATCTATGGATTGTTAAAATACCCGGAAGACGATCAAAACGCACTTGATTTCGCTGTTGCTGCATCTTGTCTAAAACACACGATTAAAGGTGATGCGAACTTGGTTACTGTAGCCGAAGTTGAAAAACTTATGGGCGGTGACGCTTCGGGTCGTGTAGCAAGATAA
- a CDS encoding MerR family transcriptional regulator, translating into MHIELPEKRYYGIGEVAKAFGVNTSLIRFWEKEFDLLKPKKNAKGNRKFTPEDIKNLKFIYHLVKERGFTLEGAKIHLKEEKKQALSNFEIVSKLENIKIQLIKIKEHL; encoded by the coding sequence ATGCATATAGAACTACCCGAAAAACGATATTATGGTATTGGCGAAGTTGCCAAAGCGTTTGGTGTCAACACATCGCTCATTCGGTTTTGGGAAAAGGAATTTGATTTACTTAAACCCAAAAAAAATGCTAAAGGCAACCGTAAATTTACTCCCGAAGACATTAAAAACCTCAAGTTTATCTACCACTTGGTAAAAGAACGCGGTTTTACTTTAGAAGGTGCAAAAATCCACTTAAAAGAAGAAAAAAAGCAAGCGCTTAGCAATTTTGAAATTGTAAGCAAACTGGAAAACATAAAAATCCAGTTGATAAAAATAAAAGAACATCTTTAA
- the der gene encoding ribosome biogenesis GTPase Der, which produces MSNIVAIVGRPNVGKSTFFNRLIQRREAIVDAVSGVTRDRHYGKTDWNGREFSLIDTGGYVVGSDDIFEAEIDKQVELAIDEADAIIFMVDVESGVTGMDEDVANLLRKVKKPVFLVVNKVDNAKRAEDAVEFYALGLGDYFTIASINGSGTGDLLDAVVKALPEKEEVIEEELPRFAVVGRPNAGKSSFINALIGEDRYIVTDIAGTTRDAIDTKYNRFGFEFNLVDTAGIRRKSKVKEDLEFYSVMRSIRAIEHADVCLLVLDANRGFDGQVQNIFWLAERNRKGIVILVNKWDLVEKDHKSVKEYEKAIKRQMEPFTDVPIVFISALTKQRIYKAIETAVEVYKNRAKKIKTSKLNEVLLPIIENYPPPAYKGKFVKIKYIMQLPTPQPQFAFFCNLPQYIKDPYKRYLENKLRQHFGFHGVPISVYMRKK; this is translated from the coding sequence ATGAGCAATATCGTAGCTATAGTAGGACGCCCCAATGTTGGTAAATCCACTTTTTTTAATCGATTAATTCAGCGGAGAGAGGCCATTGTTGATGCCGTAAGTGGCGTAACACGCGATCGTCATTATGGCAAAACCGATTGGAACGGTAGGGAGTTTTCGTTAATCGATACCGGTGGATATGTCGTTGGCAGTGATGATATTTTTGAAGCCGAAATCGACAAACAGGTAGAGTTGGCTATCGATGAAGCCGATGCCATAATTTTTATGGTTGATGTGGAATCGGGTGTGACTGGAATGGATGAAGATGTCGCCAATTTGCTCAGAAAAGTTAAGAAGCCTGTGTTTTTAGTGGTGAATAAAGTAGATAACGCCAAGCGTGCTGAAGACGCCGTAGAATTCTATGCGTTGGGATTGGGCGATTATTTCACTATTGCCAGTATAAATGGAAGTGGTACTGGTGATCTTTTGGATGCTGTTGTTAAGGCACTTCCGGAAAAAGAAGAAGTTATTGAAGAGGAATTGCCTCGTTTTGCTGTAGTGGGGCGCCCAAATGCTGGAAAGTCATCATTTATAAATGCATTAATTGGTGAAGACCGATATATCGTAACCGATATTGCCGGAACAACAAGAGATGCTATAGATACCAAATACAACCGTTTTGGTTTTGAGTTTAATTTAGTCGATACGGCCGGAATACGCAGAAAATCTAAAGTAAAAGAAGATTTAGAGTTTTATTCGGTAATGCGCAGTATCCGTGCTATCGAGCATGCTGATGTATGCCTTTTGGTTTTGGATGCCAATAGAGGGTTCGACGGGCAGGTGCAAAACATTTTTTGGTTGGCTGAACGTAACCGAAAAGGGATTGTGATTTTGGTTAACAAGTGGGATTTGGTAGAGAAAGACCACAAATCTGTCAAGGAATACGAAAAGGCTATAAAAAGGCAAATGGAACCATTTACCGATGTGCCAATTGTTTTTATTTCGGCATTGACCAAACAACGTATTTATAAAGCCATCGAAACAGCTGTTGAGGTTTATAAAAACCGTGCTAAAAAGATAAAAACAAGCAAACTTAACGAGGTGTTGCTGCCTATTATTGAAAACTACCCGCCTCCAGCTTATAAGGGTAAATTCGTGAAAATAAAATACATTATGCAATTGCCTACGCCGCAGCCACAGTTTGCTTTTTTCTGTAACTTGCCACAGTACATTAAAGATCCCTATAAACGCTATTTGGAAAATAAACTTCGACAACATTTTGGTTTTCATGGGGTGCCGATAAGTGTTTACATGCGGAAAAAATAA
- a CDS encoding LacI family transcriptional regulator, with the protein MLNRLSKYIKNLNIKRKTTIKDIANVLNISTAAVSKALHDDSRISEKTKQAVKQVAKNLNYQPNHLASALRKGKSKLVGVIVPRTNSNFFSSVIQNIEEVLNKEGYSIIMTQSNESYKKECNNIDTLLFTQVDGIIASMANETIELDYYEKIKSKGIPLILFDRGENDLDVDYIGINDYHSSHMIVEHLVEQGCKRIAHIGGYRHTRIFNNRIKGYLDALKKHNLPLDKELLIESHLNIEDGSEKMEQLLKLNNRPDAVYVASDNAALGALEVLKKHNIKVPEEMALVGFGDEPFTALVTPSITSINQHSAGIGKQAAKRFLEYAQQPVIKQSLNKIILDAELVVRDSSNIKK; encoded by the coding sequence TTGCTTAATCGATTAAGCAAATATATAAAAAATTTAAATATCAAAAGAAAAACCACCATAAAAGATATTGCGAATGTGTTAAACATATCGACTGCGGCAGTTTCTAAAGCCTTGCATGACGATTCGCGCATTAGCGAAAAAACCAAACAGGCCGTTAAGCAGGTAGCAAAAAACTTAAACTACCAACCTAACCACTTGGCCAGTGCCCTTAGGAAAGGAAAAAGTAAGTTGGTGGGCGTTATTGTACCCCGAACCAACAGTAATTTTTTCTCGTCGGTTATCCAAAATATAGAAGAAGTTCTTAACAAGGAAGGGTATAGTATTATAATGACCCAATCTAACGAATCGTACAAAAAGGAATGCAATAATATTGACACCTTACTTTTTACCCAAGTGGACGGCATTATTGCCTCTATGGCCAACGAAACTATTGAGTTAGATTATTACGAAAAGATAAAATCGAAAGGAATCCCCTTAATTTTATTTGACCGTGGTGAAAATGATTTGGATGTAGATTATATAGGGATTAATGATTACCACAGCAGCCATATGATTGTGGAGCATTTAGTTGAACAGGGCTGCAAACGCATTGCCCATATTGGTGGTTATCGGCACACCCGGATATTTAATAACCGTATAAAAGGCTACCTCGATGCCCTGAAAAAGCACAACTTACCCCTTGACAAAGAACTGCTTATTGAAAGCCATCTTAACATAGAGGACGGGAGCGAAAAAATGGAACAGCTTCTAAAACTAAACAATAGACCAGACGCTGTTTATGTGGCCAGCGACAATGCTGCCCTTGGTGCTTTAGAGGTTTTAAAAAAACATAATATAAAGGTTCCCGAAGAGATGGCTTTGGTTGGTTTTGGAGACGAGCCTTTTACCGCACTTGTAACCCCAAGTATTACCAGCATTAACCAACATAGTGCTGGAATAGGGAAACAAGCGGCCAAACGCTTTTTAGAGTACGCCCAACAACCTGTAATTAAACAAAGTTTAAATAAAATTATTTTAGACGCTGAATTAGTGGTTAGGGATTCTTCGAATATTAAAAAGTAA